In the genome of Oceanispirochaeta sp., the window AACGATTTGCCTTTGCGCAGGATCAGCACCAAGATCACGAAACATCTGGGGATCAACAAAACCAATGTGTTTGGATGTTAATACAATTTCAACTCCCCCGGATGAAAACAGGGCAAGATCACTCTTATAGACTCCCCAGGCAGGGAGAAATGCCTTCACACGTCCTATCATTTTTAATGAAGAACTGGTCATTATATCAAAGGCTGCCCCAATTTCGAGTTCTAATATTTCCCCGACCTTGTCTGAACATTTTGTGACAGACTCAGGATCAAAAAACCCGCCGTAAAGGATGGGCTGCTCCAAAGAACCTGTTTTTTTATCCTTAACTATAAGCTTCAGAAAGTTGGTACAATCCCCGGATGACCCAGCTGTAGGATTATCTCCCGAGTCTGATAAGTAAACGGGAGTAGGACCTTCATTTACGGCTTGAAAGGCGACATTCAAAGCCTCCTCCTGACTATAAGTCTCGGTGTGAAATTGAAAGTCACCTCTGTGTGACCAGAACAGATTGGCCAGGCGAACGGCTTCACTGCGTGCCAGAGACTCATCTTCCTCTGTGACAACAAGAACCGCGACCGAGCTGTCAGGACTGTCGGCCCATGGAAACCCCATCAGATAATTGGCGGCCATGACTCCATCATGTTTTTCACTCTCCCTGAGAGCGTTCATCAATGTCTTCATTGGCTCGGTGGAAGTTTCCGATTTTTCTCCAGCCACCAGAAAGGGCACTCTCACCCAGGCTGAAACCGGTTTGACACCTTGCTCAAGAGCTGCAATGGTCATCCTTGCTGCGTGAACTCCGGTTTCAAAGCAG includes:
- a CDS encoding M81 family metallopeptidase, coding for MKRILTASLHHESNSFNPIITGRDDFSIQYGSELFSVLNDSDSISGVVKTLQDAGYELVPTVCARAVPNGLVSKELYLELKEEILVRARAAQKEAAIDALCLSLHGSMRIEEIGEAEGDLLESLREIFPTLPLFSSLDMHTTYSQRMHDFSDGYVGYKCAPHTDCFETGVHAARMTIAALEQGVKPVSAWVRVPFLVAGEKSETSTEPMKTLMNALRESEKHDGVMAANYLMGFPWADSPDSSVAVLVVTEEDESLARSEAVRLANLFWSHRGDFQFHTETYSQEEALNVAFQAVNEGPTPVYLSDSGDNPTAGSSGDCTNFLKLIVKDKKTGSLEQPILYGGFFDPESVTKCSDKVGEILELEIGAAFDIMTSSSLKMIGRVKAFLPAWGVYKSDLALFSSGGVEIVLTSKHIGFVDPQMFRDLGADPAQRQIVVCKLGYLTAMQKTVARRSIMALTEGSSNEDLGSLNYSLIPRPIYPLDNFDFESENMVCIHGRQRRGC